In Nicotiana tabacum cultivar K326 chromosome 17, ASM71507v2, whole genome shotgun sequence, one DNA window encodes the following:
- the LOC142172091 gene encoding uncharacterized protein LOC142172091, producing the protein MVVDIKQLQLHIFGDSKLVINQILDSYEVKKSELVPYHKYAQRLVVPPPNDYEEEKSEVEHLASVLEQRNSSMYYAAANGLAEAFNKTLCNLLKMVISKSKKDWHERMEEDLWAYRTTYRTPTQATPYSLIYGVEAVLPLECQISSLRFSIHEGLTDEENTWLHLEELEALDEKRLEAQQSLECHQARMSRSFNKRVRLRSFQVGDQVLVVKSPIITSRRFGGKFSTKWDGPYIIQEVYSSGAYKIVDSEGLWIGPINGKFMKRYYP; encoded by the exons atggtaGTGGATATCAAACAATTGCAACTACATATTTTTGGAGACTCCAAGTTAGTGATCAATCAGATTTTGGATAGCTATGAGGTCAAGAAGTCAGAGTTGGTGCCATATCATAAATATGCTCAAAGATTG GTAGTTCCTCCACCAAATGACTATGAGGAAGAAAAAAGTGAAGTTGAGCATCTTGCTTCTGTTCTTGAG CAACGCAATTCCTCCATGTACTATGCTGCTGCCAATGGACTTGCTGAAGCATTTAACAAGACGTTATGCAACTTGTTAAAAATGGTTATCTCTAAGTCTAAGAAAGATTGGCATGAGAGAATGGAAGAAGATCTTTGGGCATATAGGACTACATATCGCACACCAACGCaagcgactccttattcacttATTTATGGAGTTGAAGCAGTCCTTCCACTTGAGTGTCAAATCTCATCGTTGCGATTTTCCATTCACGAAGGactcactgatgaagaaaatacCTGGTTACACCTTGAAGAACTAGAAGCTCTTGATGAAAAGAGGCTAGAAGCTCAACAAAGCCTTGAATGTCATCAAGCTCGCATGTCTCGATCTTTTAACAAAAGGGTGCGCCTTAGATCTTTCCAAGTTGGTGACCAAGTTCTTGTGGTCAAAAGTCCTATTATTACCTCTCGTCGATTCGGGGGCAAATTCTCTACTAAGTGGGATGGACCATATATTATACAAGAGGTATACTCAAGTGGCGCTTACAAGATAGTTGACTCAGAAGGTTTGTGGATTGGCCCCATCAATGGGAAATTCATGAAGAGATACTATCCTTGA